A single genomic interval of Dysidea avara chromosome 6, odDysAvar1.4, whole genome shotgun sequence harbors:
- the LOC136258049 gene encoding pre-mRNA-splicing factor syf2-like isoform X3 yields MLTVSCLLCIVEPIYPITSTWSSTTSCQYKAEEDGEDYDRVKLWDKGADELGRMQRKRKKKNPDVGFSDYQQATFRQYQRLTKQLKPDLEAYERQKEELGQDFFPTSSSLLIGKAEKTVNKSGLDRMAQDLQAQIDKRSKYSRRREFQHDADVDYINERNMKFNHKTARFYNKCTAEIKQNLERGTAP; encoded by the exons atgcTCACCGTTTCCTGCCTACTTTGCATTGTGGAACCCATTTACCCTATTACATCTACCTGGTCATCAACTACAAGCTGTCAGTAC AAAGCAGAAGAAGATGGAGAGGATTATGATCGGGTCAAATTGTGGGACAAGGGTGCTGATGAGTTGGGGAGGATGCAGAGGAAGCGGAAGAAAAAGAATCCTGATGTTGGCTTTTCAG ACTATCAGCAAGCCACTTTCAGACAGTATCAGCGACTCACGAAACAACTCAAACCTGATTTGGAAGCTTATGAAAGACAAAAAGAAGAACT AGGTCAAGACTTCTTCCCAACAAGTAGCAGTTTACTGATAGGCAAGGCAGAGAAGACAGTTAATAAGAGTGGACTAGACAGGATGGCACAAGACCTTCAAGCACA GATAGACAAGAGGTCTAAGTACAGCAGACGAAGAGAGTTCCAACATGATGCTGATGTTGACTACATCAATGAGCGTAATATGAAGTTTAACCACAAGACAGCTCGCTTCTATAACAAGTGCACTGCTGAGATCAAACAGAACTTGGAGAGGGGGACTGCACCCTAA
- the LOC136258049 gene encoding pre-mRNA-splicing factor syf2-like isoform X2 yields MLTVSCLLCIVEPIYPITSTWSSTTSCQYAITMKICTAVQISCFSRQLVHKAEEDGEDYDRVKLWDKGADELGRMQRKRKKKNPDVGFSDYQQATFRQYQRLTKQLKPDLEAYERQKEELGQDFFPTSSSLLIGKAEKTVNKSGLDRMAQDLQAQIDKRSKYSRRREFQHDADVDYINERNMKFNHKTARFYNKCTAEIKQNLERGTAP; encoded by the exons atgcTCACCGTTTCCTGCCTACTTTGCATTGTGGAACCCATTTACCCTATTACATCTACCTGGTCATCAACTACAAGCTGTCAGTAC GCTATCACAATGAAAATTTGTACTGCAGTGCAAATATCCTGCTTTTCAAGACAACTCGTCCAT AAAGCAGAAGAAGATGGAGAGGATTATGATCGGGTCAAATTGTGGGACAAGGGTGCTGATGAGTTGGGGAGGATGCAGAGGAAGCGGAAGAAAAAGAATCCTGATGTTGGCTTTTCAG ACTATCAGCAAGCCACTTTCAGACAGTATCAGCGACTCACGAAACAACTCAAACCTGATTTGGAAGCTTATGAAAGACAAAAAGAAGAACT AGGTCAAGACTTCTTCCCAACAAGTAGCAGTTTACTGATAGGCAAGGCAGAGAAGACAGTTAATAAGAGTGGACTAGACAGGATGGCACAAGACCTTCAAGCACA GATAGACAAGAGGTCTAAGTACAGCAGACGAAGAGAGTTCCAACATGATGCTGATGTTGACTACATCAATGAGCGTAATATGAAGTTTAACCACAAGACAGCTCGCTTCTATAACAAGTGCACTGCTGAGATCAAACAGAACTTGGAGAGGGGGACTGCACCCTAA
- the LOC136258049 gene encoding pre-mRNA-splicing factor SYF2-like isoform X1, with the protein MRLLLTPVYLLLQKEAFRLNKQEADEEKARMNLPSNHKSVQLKIDWETAEEEAKRKAEEDGEDYDRVKLWDKGADELGRMQRKRKKKNPDVGFSDYQQATFRQYQRLTKQLKPDLEAYERQKEELGQDFFPTSSSLLIGKAEKTVNKSGLDRMAQDLQAQIDKRSKYSRRREFQHDADVDYINERNMKFNHKTARFYNKCTAEIKQNLERGTAP; encoded by the exons ATGAGGCTGCTTCTTACTCCAGTGTATCTATTATTACAGAAGGAAGCTTTCCGTTTAAATAAACAAGAAGCAGATGAAGAAAAAGCAAGAATGAATCTACCTTCAAACCATAAATCAGTTCAACTTAAAATTGACTGGGAAACTGCTGAGGAGGAAGCTAAGAGG AAAGCAGAAGAAGATGGAGAGGATTATGATCGGGTCAAATTGTGGGACAAGGGTGCTGATGAGTTGGGGAGGATGCAGAGGAAGCGGAAGAAAAAGAATCCTGATGTTGGCTTTTCAG ACTATCAGCAAGCCACTTTCAGACAGTATCAGCGACTCACGAAACAACTCAAACCTGATTTGGAAGCTTATGAAAGACAAAAAGAAGAACT AGGTCAAGACTTCTTCCCAACAAGTAGCAGTTTACTGATAGGCAAGGCAGAGAAGACAGTTAATAAGAGTGGACTAGACAGGATGGCACAAGACCTTCAAGCACA GATAGACAAGAGGTCTAAGTACAGCAGACGAAGAGAGTTCCAACATGATGCTGATGTTGACTACATCAATGAGCGTAATATGAAGTTTAACCACAAGACAGCTCGCTTCTATAACAAGTGCACTGCTGAGATCAAACAGAACTTGGAGAGGGGGACTGCACCCTAA